One window of Phalacrocorax carbo chromosome 1, bPhaCar2.1, whole genome shotgun sequence genomic DNA carries:
- the TAB3 gene encoding TGF-beta-activated kinase 1 and MAP3K7-binding protein 3 isoform X2: MAQGSQQLDMQVLHDLRQRFPEIPEGVVSQCMLQNNNNLDACCRALAQESNKYLYMEYHSPDDTRMNRNSLLHINLGIHPHTSYHGGDGAQLNGGRTLVHSSSDGHIDPQRTAGKQLICLVQEPHSAPAVVAASPSYNPFFMNDQNRNAATPPPQPPPQPSSIQPGMNTSAMQGPPPTYMHIPRYSTNPITVTVSQNLPSGQSVPRALQILPQIPSNLYGTPGSIYIRQTSQSSSGRQTPQNTQWHSSPQGPVPHYTPRPLPVYPHQQNYQPSQYSPKQPQIPQSAFRSPPASQCPSPFGSPQHQVQPPQLGHQSSHVFMPPSPSTVPPHPYQQASQTFQKQGGHSVSYLPPFAGPSLSKGSMNKIEITVEPPQRPGTAMNRSPSPISNQPSQRNQHPLYAATTPPSSSPSRVDQEERSAAPEPIQPISVIPGSGGEKGSHKYQRSSSSGSDDYAYTQALLLHQRARMERLAKELKLEKEELERLKAEVNGMEHDLMQRRLRRVSCTTAIPTSEEMTRLRSLNRQLQINVDCTLKEVDLLQSRGNFDPKATCNFYDNIEPGPVVPPKPYKKEHQNSSKQTPRTQPRDEDFEGAPWNCDSCTFLNHPALNRCEQCEMPRYT, translated from the exons ATGGCGCAGGGCAGTCAACAACTCGACATGCAGGTACTCCATGATCTCCGACAACGTTTCCCTGAGATACCTGAAGGGGTGGTATCTCAGTGCATGCTTCAG AACAACAACAACCTAGATGCCTGTTGTCGAGCCCTCGCACAGGAGAGCAACAAATACTTATATATGGAGTACCATAGCCCTGATGACACCAGAATGAACAGAAATAGCCTTTTGCACATTAATCTGGGTATTCATCCTCATACCAGCTATCATGGAGGGGATGGAGCTCAACTTAATGGTGGTCGTACACTGGTACACAGTTCAAGCGATGGACATATAGATCCGCAACGCACAGCAGGTAAACAGCTGATATGCTTAGTTCAAGAACCACATTCTGCTCCAGCTGTTGTGGCAGCTTCTCCTAGTTACAATCCATTTTTCATGAATGACCAGAATAGAAATGCAGCTACTCCTCCTCCACAGCCACCTCCACAGCCATCTTCCATACAACCAGGAATGAACACGTCTGCTATGCAAGGCCCTCCTCCCACGTATATGCACATACCTCGGTACAGTACAAATCCCATTACTGTTACAGTATCACAAAACCTCCCCTCTGGACAGAGTGTACCCAGAGCTCTACAAATTCTTCCACAGATTCCAAGCAATCTTTATGGGACTCCTGGCTCTATTTATATACGACAGACATCTCAAAGTTCTTCAGGACGACAGACTCCTCAGAATACACAGTGGCATTCGTCGCCACAGGGCCCAGTTCCACATTATACTCCCCGTCCTTTACCTGTGTATCCACATCAACAGAACTACCAACCTTCTCAGTATTCTCCTAAACAACCCCAGATCCCTCAGTCAGCTTTTCGATCACCACCGGCATCCCAGTGTCCCTCTCCCTTTGGCTCTCCTCAACACCAAGTTCAACCTCCTCAGTTGGGTCATCAGAGTTCACATGTTTTCATGCCTCCTAGTCCTTCAACTGTCCCACCCCATCCGTATCAGCAAGCATCCCAGACTTTTCAAAAACAAGGCGGTCATTCTGTGTCGTATCTTCCTCCTTTTGCTGGACCTAGTTTATCCAAAGGTTCCatgaataaaatagaaattacagTTGAGCCACCACAAAGACCTGGGACTGCAATGAACCGAAGTCCTTCACCAATAAGTAATCAACCGTCTCAACGAAACCAGCACCCGCTGTATGCAGCCACTACTCCTCCTTCAAGCTCTCCGTCAAGAG TGGACCAAGAAGAGCGTTCTGCAGCACCAGAACCTATTCAGCCTATTTCTGTAATCCCAGGatctggaggagaaaaaggaagccaTAAATATCAGAGGAGTTCTAGTTCTGGATCAGACGACTATGCTTACACTCAAG CCTTGCTGTTACACCAGCGAGCAAGGATGGAGAGATTAGCAAAGGAACTGAAGCTTGAGAAAGAAGAGCTTGAACGCCTGAAAGCCGAAGTCAATGGTATGGAGCATGATCTAATGCAGAGGCGGCTTCGAAGAGTTAGCTGTACAACTGCAATTCCAACA TCTGAGGAAATGACCAGACTGAGAAGCCTCAACAGACAGCTCCAGATAAATGTTGACTGTACACTGAAAGAAGTTGATCTCCTTCAATCTAGAG ggAACTTTGATCCGAAAGCCACATGTAACTTCTATGATAACATAGAGCCTGGTCCTGTTGTGCCACCAAAGCCATATAAAAAGG aGCATCAAAACAGCTCCAAGCAGACTCCACGGACTCAGCCAAGAGATGAAGACTTTGAAGGGGCTCCATGGAATTGTGATAGCTGCACCTTTCTAAATCACCCAGCACTAAATCGCTGTGAGCAGTGTGAAATGCCACGATACACCTGA
- the TAB3 gene encoding TGF-beta-activated kinase 1 and MAP3K7-binding protein 3 isoform X3: MAQGSQQLDMQVLHDLRQRFPEIPEGVVSQCMLQNNNNLDACCRALAQESNKYLYMEYHSPDDTRMNRNSLLHINLGIHPHTSYHGGDGAQLNGGRTLVHSSSDGHIDPQRTAGKQLICLVQEPHSAPAVVAASPSYNPFFMNDQNRNAATPPPQPPPQPSSIQPGMNTSAMQGPPPTYMHIPRYSTNPITVTVSQNLPSGQSVPRALQILPQIPSNLYGTPGSIYIRQTSQSSSGRQTPQNTQWHSSPQGPVPHYTPRPLPVYPHQQNYQPSQYSPKQPQIPQSAFRSPPASQCPSPFGSPQHQVQPPQLGHQSSHVFMPPSPSTVPPHPYQQASQTFQKQGGHSVSYLPPFAGPSLSKGSMNKIEITVEPPQRPGTAMNRSPSPISNQPSQRNQHPLYAATTPPSSSPSRGSGGEKGSHKYQRSSSSGSDDYAYTQALLLHQRARMERLAKELKLEKEELERLKAEVNGMEHDLMQRRLRRVSCTTAIPTSEEMTRLRSLNRQLQINVDCTLKEVDLLQSRGNFDPKATCNFYDNIEPGPVVPPKPYKKEHQNSSKQTPRTQPRDEDFEGAPWNCDSCTFLNHPALNRCEQCEMPRYT, from the exons ATGGCGCAGGGCAGTCAACAACTCGACATGCAGGTACTCCATGATCTCCGACAACGTTTCCCTGAGATACCTGAAGGGGTGGTATCTCAGTGCATGCTTCAG AACAACAACAACCTAGATGCCTGTTGTCGAGCCCTCGCACAGGAGAGCAACAAATACTTATATATGGAGTACCATAGCCCTGATGACACCAGAATGAACAGAAATAGCCTTTTGCACATTAATCTGGGTATTCATCCTCATACCAGCTATCATGGAGGGGATGGAGCTCAACTTAATGGTGGTCGTACACTGGTACACAGTTCAAGCGATGGACATATAGATCCGCAACGCACAGCAGGTAAACAGCTGATATGCTTAGTTCAAGAACCACATTCTGCTCCAGCTGTTGTGGCAGCTTCTCCTAGTTACAATCCATTTTTCATGAATGACCAGAATAGAAATGCAGCTACTCCTCCTCCACAGCCACCTCCACAGCCATCTTCCATACAACCAGGAATGAACACGTCTGCTATGCAAGGCCCTCCTCCCACGTATATGCACATACCTCGGTACAGTACAAATCCCATTACTGTTACAGTATCACAAAACCTCCCCTCTGGACAGAGTGTACCCAGAGCTCTACAAATTCTTCCACAGATTCCAAGCAATCTTTATGGGACTCCTGGCTCTATTTATATACGACAGACATCTCAAAGTTCTTCAGGACGACAGACTCCTCAGAATACACAGTGGCATTCGTCGCCACAGGGCCCAGTTCCACATTATACTCCCCGTCCTTTACCTGTGTATCCACATCAACAGAACTACCAACCTTCTCAGTATTCTCCTAAACAACCCCAGATCCCTCAGTCAGCTTTTCGATCACCACCGGCATCCCAGTGTCCCTCTCCCTTTGGCTCTCCTCAACACCAAGTTCAACCTCCTCAGTTGGGTCATCAGAGTTCACATGTTTTCATGCCTCCTAGTCCTTCAACTGTCCCACCCCATCCGTATCAGCAAGCATCCCAGACTTTTCAAAAACAAGGCGGTCATTCTGTGTCGTATCTTCCTCCTTTTGCTGGACCTAGTTTATCCAAAGGTTCCatgaataaaatagaaattacagTTGAGCCACCACAAAGACCTGGGACTGCAATGAACCGAAGTCCTTCACCAATAAGTAATCAACCGTCTCAACGAAACCAGCACCCGCTGTATGCAGCCACTACTCCTCCTTCAAGCTCTCCGTCAAGAG GatctggaggagaaaaaggaagccaTAAATATCAGAGGAGTTCTAGTTCTGGATCAGACGACTATGCTTACACTCAAG CCTTGCTGTTACACCAGCGAGCAAGGATGGAGAGATTAGCAAAGGAACTGAAGCTTGAGAAAGAAGAGCTTGAACGCCTGAAAGCCGAAGTCAATGGTATGGAGCATGATCTAATGCAGAGGCGGCTTCGAAGAGTTAGCTGTACAACTGCAATTCCAACA TCTGAGGAAATGACCAGACTGAGAAGCCTCAACAGACAGCTCCAGATAAATGTTGACTGTACACTGAAAGAAGTTGATCTCCTTCAATCTAGAG ggAACTTTGATCCGAAAGCCACATGTAACTTCTATGATAACATAGAGCCTGGTCCTGTTGTGCCACCAAAGCCATATAAAAAGG aGCATCAAAACAGCTCCAAGCAGACTCCACGGACTCAGCCAAGAGATGAAGACTTTGAAGGGGCTCCATGGAATTGTGATAGCTGCACCTTTCTAAATCACCCAGCACTAAATCGCTGTGAGCAGTGTGAAATGCCACGATACACCTGA
- the TAB3 gene encoding TGF-beta-activated kinase 1 and MAP3K7-binding protein 3 isoform X1 yields the protein MAQGSQQLDMQVLHDLRQRFPEIPEGVVSQCMLQNNNNLDACCRALAQESNKYLYMEYHSPDDTRMNRNSLLHINLGIHPHTSYHGGDGAQLNGGRTLVHSSSDGHIDPQRTAGKQLICLVQEPHSAPAVVAASPSYNPFFMNDQNRNAATPPPQPPPQPSSIQPGMNTSAMQGPPPTYMHIPRYSTNPITVTVSQNLPSGQSVPRALQILPQIPSNLYGTPGSIYIRQTSQSSSGRQTPQNTQWHSSPQGPVPHYTPRPLPVYPHQQNYQPSQYSPKQPQIPQSAFRSPPASQCPSPFGSPQHQVQPPQLGHQSSHVFMPPSPSTVPPHPYQQASQTFQKQGGHSVSYLPPFAGPSLSKGSMNKIEITVEPPQRPGTAMNRSPSPISNQPSQRNQHPLYAATTPPSSSPSRGMSGQPKPPFSVNPVYITYTQPTGPTGAPTQSPRVMVSQPNPTIFKITVGRAPTENLLNLVDQEERSAAPEPIQPISVIPGSGGEKGSHKYQRSSSSGSDDYAYTQALLLHQRARMERLAKELKLEKEELERLKAEVNGMEHDLMQRRLRRVSCTTAIPTSEEMTRLRSLNRQLQINVDCTLKEVDLLQSRGNFDPKATCNFYDNIEPGPVVPPKPYKKEHQNSSKQTPRTQPRDEDFEGAPWNCDSCTFLNHPALNRCEQCEMPRYT from the exons ATGGCGCAGGGCAGTCAACAACTCGACATGCAGGTACTCCATGATCTCCGACAACGTTTCCCTGAGATACCTGAAGGGGTGGTATCTCAGTGCATGCTTCAG AACAACAACAACCTAGATGCCTGTTGTCGAGCCCTCGCACAGGAGAGCAACAAATACTTATATATGGAGTACCATAGCCCTGATGACACCAGAATGAACAGAAATAGCCTTTTGCACATTAATCTGGGTATTCATCCTCATACCAGCTATCATGGAGGGGATGGAGCTCAACTTAATGGTGGTCGTACACTGGTACACAGTTCAAGCGATGGACATATAGATCCGCAACGCACAGCAGGTAAACAGCTGATATGCTTAGTTCAAGAACCACATTCTGCTCCAGCTGTTGTGGCAGCTTCTCCTAGTTACAATCCATTTTTCATGAATGACCAGAATAGAAATGCAGCTACTCCTCCTCCACAGCCACCTCCACAGCCATCTTCCATACAACCAGGAATGAACACGTCTGCTATGCAAGGCCCTCCTCCCACGTATATGCACATACCTCGGTACAGTACAAATCCCATTACTGTTACAGTATCACAAAACCTCCCCTCTGGACAGAGTGTACCCAGAGCTCTACAAATTCTTCCACAGATTCCAAGCAATCTTTATGGGACTCCTGGCTCTATTTATATACGACAGACATCTCAAAGTTCTTCAGGACGACAGACTCCTCAGAATACACAGTGGCATTCGTCGCCACAGGGCCCAGTTCCACATTATACTCCCCGTCCTTTACCTGTGTATCCACATCAACAGAACTACCAACCTTCTCAGTATTCTCCTAAACAACCCCAGATCCCTCAGTCAGCTTTTCGATCACCACCGGCATCCCAGTGTCCCTCTCCCTTTGGCTCTCCTCAACACCAAGTTCAACCTCCTCAGTTGGGTCATCAGAGTTCACATGTTTTCATGCCTCCTAGTCCTTCAACTGTCCCACCCCATCCGTATCAGCAAGCATCCCAGACTTTTCAAAAACAAGGCGGTCATTCTGTGTCGTATCTTCCTCCTTTTGCTGGACCTAGTTTATCCAAAGGTTCCatgaataaaatagaaattacagTTGAGCCACCACAAAGACCTGGGACTGCAATGAACCGAAGTCCTTCACCAATAAGTAATCAACCGTCTCAACGAAACCAGCACCCGCTGTATGCAGCCACTACTCCTCCTTCAAGCTCTCCGTCAAGAGGTATGTCGGGTCAACCCAAACCTCCGTTTAGCGTTAATCCGGTATATATTACCTACACTCAACCAACTGGACCTACAGGTGCACCAACACAGTCTCCTCGGGTAATGGTATCTCAGCCAAACCcaaccatttttaaaatcacagtagGTCGAGCACCGACTGAGAATCTTTTAAATTTAGTGGACCAAGAAGAGCGTTCTGCAGCACCAGAACCTATTCAGCCTATTTCTGTAATCCCAGGatctggaggagaaaaaggaagccaTAAATATCAGAGGAGTTCTAGTTCTGGATCAGACGACTATGCTTACACTCAAG CCTTGCTGTTACACCAGCGAGCAAGGATGGAGAGATTAGCAAAGGAACTGAAGCTTGAGAAAGAAGAGCTTGAACGCCTGAAAGCCGAAGTCAATGGTATGGAGCATGATCTAATGCAGAGGCGGCTTCGAAGAGTTAGCTGTACAACTGCAATTCCAACA TCTGAGGAAATGACCAGACTGAGAAGCCTCAACAGACAGCTCCAGATAAATGTTGACTGTACACTGAAAGAAGTTGATCTCCTTCAATCTAGAG ggAACTTTGATCCGAAAGCCACATGTAACTTCTATGATAACATAGAGCCTGGTCCTGTTGTGCCACCAAAGCCATATAAAAAGG aGCATCAAAACAGCTCCAAGCAGACTCCACGGACTCAGCCAAGAGATGAAGACTTTGAAGGGGCTCCATGGAATTGTGATAGCTGCACCTTTCTAAATCACCCAGCACTAAATCGCTGTGAGCAGTGTGAAATGCCACGATACACCTGA